One genomic window of Cellulophaga sp. Hel_I_12 includes the following:
- a CDS encoding alpha-L-rhamnosidase gives MSSFFLCLYSCSEINSTKNIKINDITVEYLTNPLGIDDPHPSINWTMTSEGKSKKQSAYRIIVAASQNHLNKEANLLWDSGKIVSDQNSQIRYSGKPLESGQNCYFKIQVWDENDNMFDWSDTAYWTMGLLKEEDWKANWIGFKTNDYNSKDSLHLPAASYLRKTFSVEGKVKRATLYVTSLGVFEMSLNGERIGNDLLAPGWSDYNQRIYYKTYDLTDHVDGGMNALGSILGDGWYAGYVGPKELSNPKNRELYGTNPALLCQLEIEYENGHKEIIASDESWKGSEGPWVYADLLMGTEYNANLELKGWHTPDYNDQNWQNVYLHEGTQGVLQAYPGNSIQVYDKLEPIEITEPKENVYIFNLGQNFAGHARLKVSGSKNDTIIMRFGEMLHSDGSLMTENLRFARATDTYILKGEGTEVWEPKFTYHGFQYVEVTGLKEKPDKTLITGIAFGSSIPMGSSFTSSDDTLNRMFENVLWTQRSNFMEVPTDSPQRDERLGWLGDVQIFSKSALYNANLGAFNAKWFADVRDAQYDFGPYSTFAPRPYPKLIWYSPGWMEAGVMVPYNTFKFYNDTKIVEDHYESMTRFMNYHIEKSGAQKFYQENSWTEIGPKGGFGDWLSMTEKNLAHDIMASMYYQYALKIMAEMSEAIGKTEKSTYYKRIYEASVKAFIQHYLNEDGKFIIDETAYGDGAGYFEGEKGFTGHTQSAYATAIYFDILPQDLRDKAAYHLVQLIEDNENLPTSGILGIRQLLPALSLIGRSDLAYKILLKKDYPSWGFQVKNGATTIWERWNSYTPEKGFNGAMNAKMNSFNHYAFGAFSQFLFSDLAGISTEDSGFKRIVFKPVLGDYSLSNVRGEYQSINGRIVSSWTIDASKFILKVEIPVNTTAKVYVPSLDAKKVMANGKEVNTAHVKFLKQEKGYKIFEVGSGSYEFESEIQKL, from the coding sequence TTGAGCTCATTTTTTCTATGTCTTTATTCTTGTTCAGAAATCAACTCAACTAAGAACATCAAAATTAATGATATTACGGTGGAATATTTGACCAATCCATTAGGTATTGATGACCCTCACCCTAGTATTAATTGGACGATGACATCAGAGGGAAAAAGCAAAAAGCAATCCGCTTACAGAATTATCGTTGCGGCAAGTCAAAATCATTTAAATAAAGAAGCGAATCTCCTTTGGGACTCTGGAAAAATAGTTTCAGATCAAAATTCTCAAATTAGATATTCGGGAAAGCCATTGGAATCCGGTCAAAATTGCTATTTTAAGATTCAGGTGTGGGATGAAAATGATAATATGTTTGATTGGAGTGATACGGCTTATTGGACTATGGGTTTGTTAAAAGAAGAAGATTGGAAGGCTAATTGGATAGGGTTCAAAACTAACGATTACAATTCGAAAGACTCACTACACCTACCGGCAGCATCTTATCTTAGAAAAACCTTTTCAGTAGAAGGAAAAGTAAAAAGAGCAACCTTATATGTCACTTCATTAGGTGTCTTTGAGATGTCTTTGAACGGAGAAAGAATAGGAAATGATTTATTGGCCCCCGGATGGTCTGATTATAATCAACGAATTTACTATAAGACCTATGACTTAACTGATCATGTTGATGGTGGTATGAACGCTTTGGGAAGTATTCTTGGAGATGGTTGGTACGCCGGGTATGTTGGCCCCAAAGAACTTTCTAATCCTAAAAATAGGGAATTATATGGCACAAATCCAGCTTTGTTATGTCAATTGGAGATAGAATATGAAAATGGACATAAGGAAATAATAGCCTCTGATGAAAGTTGGAAAGGCAGTGAAGGACCATGGGTATATGCTGATTTGCTTATGGGAACCGAATATAATGCCAATTTAGAATTGAAGGGATGGCATACTCCAGACTATAACGACCAAAATTGGCAAAATGTTTACTTGCATGAGGGCACTCAAGGTGTTCTCCAAGCCTATCCAGGAAATAGTATTCAGGTGTATGATAAACTTGAACCTATTGAAATAACTGAACCAAAAGAGAACGTTTACATTTTCAATCTCGGACAGAATTTTGCAGGACATGCCAGATTGAAAGTTTCAGGAAGTAAAAATGATACCATAATCATGCGTTTTGGCGAAATGCTTCATTCAGATGGTTCCTTGATGACTGAAAATCTTAGGTTTGCGAGAGCTACCGACACGTACATTCTTAAGGGAGAAGGAACTGAGGTTTGGGAACCTAAATTTACTTATCACGGTTTTCAGTATGTTGAAGTGACTGGATTAAAAGAAAAGCCAGATAAAACTTTAATCACAGGTATTGCTTTTGGGTCCTCGATACCAATGGGGAGCTCATTTACTTCTTCAGACGATACCTTAAACCGTATGTTCGAAAACGTCCTTTGGACCCAACGTTCAAATTTCATGGAAGTGCCTACTGACAGTCCTCAACGGGACGAGCGTTTGGGCTGGTTGGGCGACGTTCAGATATTTTCCAAATCAGCACTATATAATGCCAATTTGGGGGCATTTAATGCAAAATGGTTTGCGGATGTACGTGATGCCCAATATGATTTTGGACCTTATTCTACGTTTGCACCAAGACCTTATCCTAAACTGATCTGGTATTCTCCAGGATGGATGGAAGCGGGCGTCATGGTGCCTTACAATACATTCAAATTTTATAATGACACAAAAATTGTAGAGGATCATTACGAATCTATGACTCGCTTTATGAACTATCATATTGAGAAAAGTGGAGCGCAAAAATTTTATCAAGAAAACTCATGGACAGAGATAGGGCCTAAGGGGGGGTTTGGTGATTGGCTCTCAATGACTGAGAAGAATTTGGCGCATGATATTATGGCTTCGATGTATTATCAGTATGCATTAAAGATTATGGCAGAAATGAGTGAAGCCATCGGAAAAACAGAGAAGTCTACATATTATAAGCGCATATACGAGGCCTCAGTTAAGGCATTTATTCAGCATTATTTGAATGAAGATGGGAAATTTATCATAGATGAAACAGCTTATGGTGATGGAGCAGGCTATTTTGAAGGTGAAAAAGGATTTACTGGCCATACACAATCTGCTTACGCCACGGCCATTTATTTTGATATTCTTCCACAGGATTTGAGAGATAAAGCTGCTTATCATTTGGTTCAGCTTATTGAAGATAACGAAAATCTACCAACTTCTGGAATTTTAGGAATCCGACAGCTTTTACCCGCTTTATCATTGATTGGCCGTTCGGACTTGGCCTATAAAATTTTATTGAAGAAAGATTATCCAAGTTGGGGCTTTCAAGTCAAAAATGGTGCAACAACTATTTGGGAACGATGGAATAGTTATACCCCTGAAAAAGGCTTTAATGGTGCAATGAACGCTAAAATGAATTCTTTTAACCATTACGCCTTTGGTGCATTTTCCCAATTTTTATTTAGTGATTTGGCAGGCATCTCTACTGAAGATTCTGGTTTTAAGCGTATTGTATTTAAGCCTGTACTAGGAGATTATTCGTTATCAAATGTTCGAGGCGAATATCAGTCTATTAACGGTAGAATAGTGTCTTCTTGGACAATAGATGCTTCAAAATTCATTTTGAAAGTTGAAATTCCAGTTAATACTACAGCAAAAGTTTATGTACCTTCTCTTGACGCAAAAAAAGTCATGGCGAATGGAAAAGAGGTTAATACTGCTCATGTTAAATTCTTGAAGCAAGAAAAAGGTTACAAAATCTTTGAAGTGGGTTCTGGGAGTTATGAGTTCGAGTCTGAAATCCAAAAATTATAA
- a CDS encoding TonB-dependent receptor, producing MKHQYFKDVIKKVLFFCLMLFSLGIYAQETIVSGKIISSDGMGLPGANVFQKGTTNGVVADFDGNYQITLKKGSNILVYTYVGYEDREEAISGRSVINVTLLEDTESLDEVVVIGYGSQKKSDITGAVSSVKSEDLEKAIFNTVDQLLQGRSSGVIVTSASGEPGSNSSIRIRGNNSISGNNAPLYVVDGIPINGTPAFNPTEISNIEILKDASATAIYGSRGSNGVILITTKKGKVGKVVIDVNIDTSISSVTSSLDMLNGQDYAAYRNEAAGLQNNPIPFPNPEQYAGQGFDWQDEIIGSGLRNNIGVNLSGGSDDIRFFLATNLLDDKGIVLNSRFSRGTLRANLGADVFNDKLKFDFGISLAHSQGNQAVSATRGFPSSLGPITNALLSEPLVPSLDYSGLAAEGAQFFNPYLEVTEKDDRTFNTDILFNTKISWDITKNLSYTFNGGINFRNDVREIFYPSTVGQGIIPVGVATSNTGRAYDYVVSNYFDYSKMFNDIHDFSATAGLEYSEFNNYAFNTNVSNFELEILGLDNVGIGTSLNNIGSGRSLAVLQSGFFRLQYAYKEKYLLTATARADGSSRFSQNRKWGYFPSVSLGWNIAKENFLKESKTINNLKLRGSYGEVGSQSIAPYQSLARYGTTQYPIGNSPSLGFIPTSVENPNLKWETTEQLNVGLDLGLLKDRITFTAEYYKKTTRDLLQSIQLPSQSGFGGALVNFGSIENAGFEFDLNAYVIQKEKFTWDTSFNISFNKNKVLELGGDEEIFGPGIGANFIGGAHIYRPGDEFGLFWGYIANGLIQQSDLDAAAASGTPLPARNNDRQLGHWLLEDREPDGVINQNDKTIIGNPNPDYVFGWNNDFTFKNFTLNVFIQGSQGNDILNALRTITNMGFDNNESYKNQTVDWYRNRWTPENPTNNILYPSINTPSPDAGNYMVEDGSYIRLKNLSLRYSIPSNNLGFSAIQVFVTGTNLFTITNYSGFDPEVSSLGANTLAPGVDLGVYPRQQSYTLGVNLKF from the coding sequence ATGAAACACCAATATTTTAAAGATGTCATAAAAAAGGTATTATTTTTTTGTTTGATGCTGTTTTCACTTGGGATTTACGCTCAAGAAACTATCGTTAGTGGAAAGATAATATCTTCAGACGGTATGGGACTTCCTGGAGCAAATGTTTTTCAAAAGGGAACAACCAATGGAGTTGTGGCTGACTTTGATGGAAACTATCAAATTACTTTGAAAAAAGGTTCAAACATACTAGTTTATACCTACGTTGGCTATGAAGATAGAGAAGAGGCAATCTCTGGAAGATCAGTTATTAATGTTACTCTTTTGGAAGATACGGAGAGTTTAGATGAAGTAGTTGTGATTGGTTATGGATCGCAAAAAAAATCGGATATAACAGGTGCTGTTAGCTCTGTTAAAAGTGAAGACTTAGAAAAAGCTATTTTCAACACCGTTGATCAATTACTTCAAGGGCGTTCTTCTGGGGTCATTGTTACATCTGCATCGGGAGAACCTGGATCAAATTCATCAATTAGAATTAGAGGAAATAATTCTATCTCTGGAAATAATGCGCCACTCTATGTTGTTGATGGTATTCCAATTAATGGAACTCCGGCATTTAACCCAACAGAAATATCAAATATTGAAATTTTGAAAGATGCTTCTGCAACTGCTATTTACGGTTCAAGAGGTTCTAATGGTGTTATTCTAATTACGACTAAGAAAGGTAAAGTTGGAAAAGTCGTAATTGACGTGAATATAGATACGAGTATTTCTTCTGTAACTTCAAGTCTTGATATGCTTAACGGCCAAGATTATGCAGCGTATAGAAATGAAGCAGCAGGACTACAGAATAATCCAATACCATTTCCTAATCCAGAGCAATATGCAGGACAAGGTTTTGACTGGCAAGATGAAATTATAGGGTCAGGTCTAAGAAACAACATAGGTGTTAATTTGTCTGGTGGATCTGATGACATCCGTTTTTTTTTAGCAACAAATTTATTAGATGACAAAGGGATTGTACTCAATTCTCGTTTCAGCAGAGGTACGCTAAGAGCTAACTTGGGTGCTGATGTTTTTAATGATAAATTAAAATTTGACTTCGGTATTTCACTTGCTCATTCACAAGGAAATCAAGCGGTATCTGCGACCAGGGGCTTTCCAAGTTCATTGGGACCTATTACAAACGCTCTATTGTCAGAGCCACTAGTTCCTTCACTTGATTATAGTGGTCTTGCTGCAGAAGGAGCTCAATTTTTTAATCCCTATCTAGAAGTAACAGAAAAGGACGATAGAACATTTAATACCGATATTTTATTTAACACCAAAATTAGTTGGGATATTACTAAAAATTTATCCTATACTTTTAATGGAGGTATTAATTTTAGAAATGATGTAAGAGAAATATTTTATCCTTCTACCGTAGGTCAAGGAATTATTCCTGTTGGTGTGGCAACATCTAATACTGGAAGAGCTTACGATTATGTTGTGAGTAATTATTTTGACTACAGTAAAATGTTTAACGATATTCACGATTTTTCTGCAACGGCAGGATTAGAATATAGTGAGTTTAATAATTACGCATTTAATACAAACGTATCGAACTTTGAATTAGAAATACTAGGTTTAGATAACGTAGGAATTGGAACTAGTTTAAACAATATTGGTTCTGGAAGAAGCTTAGCAGTTCTCCAGTCAGGATTCTTTAGATTACAATATGCTTATAAAGAAAAGTACCTCTTAACGGCAACGGCTAGAGCGGATGGTTCTTCTCGTTTTTCTCAAAATAGAAAATGGGGATATTTTCCATCGGTTTCTCTCGGTTGGAATATTGCAAAAGAGAACTTTTTAAAAGAGAGTAAGACAATTAATAACTTGAAACTAAGAGGGTCTTATGGCGAGGTTGGTAGCCAGTCTATTGCTCCTTACCAATCACTCGCACGTTATGGAACAACTCAATATCCTATTGGTAACTCCCCCTCTTTAGGCTTTATACCTACGAGTGTAGAAAATCCTAATTTAAAATGGGAAACCACAGAACAACTTAACGTAGGGCTTGACCTAGGGCTGCTTAAGGACCGCATAACCTTTACAGCGGAGTATTACAAAAAAACAACCAGAGACCTACTACAATCCATACAACTTCCCTCACAATCTGGTTTTGGAGGAGCTTTAGTAAACTTTGGTAGTATTGAAAATGCTGGTTTTGAATTCGACTTAAATGCTTATGTTATTCAAAAAGAAAAATTCACTTGGGATACTTCTTTTAATATTTCTTTTAACAAAAACAAGGTTTTAGAACTTGGCGGTGATGAAGAAATTTTTGGACCTGGAATTGGTGCTAATTTTATAGGTGGAGCTCACATTTATCGTCCAGGTGATGAGTTTGGTTTATTTTGGGGCTATATTGCAAATGGTCTTATTCAACAAAGTGATTTAGATGCCGCTGCAGCTTCTGGAACTCCATTGCCAGCAAGAAATAACGACAGACAATTAGGTCATTGGCTACTTGAAGATAGGGAGCCAGACGGAGTTATAAATCAAAATGATAAAACTATAATTGGTAACCCCAATCCAGATTATGTTTTTGGATGGAATAACGATTTCACATTTAAAAATTTTACATTGAATGTTTTTATTCAAGGTTCTCAAGGGAATGATATCCTTAATGCACTAAGAACAATAACTAATATGGGTTTCGATAATAACGAGTCCTATAAGAATCAAACCGTAGATTGGTATAGAAATCGTTGGACACCTGAAAACCCAACAAATAATATTTTGTATCCATCTATCAACACTCCATCCCCAGATGCAGGTAATTACATGGTGGAAGATGGCAGTTATATTCGTTTGAAAAACTTGTCTTTACGATATAGTATCCCGTCAAATAATTTAGGCTTTTCGGCCATACAAGTTTTTGTTACAGGGACAAATTTATTTACGATTACAAATTACTCTGGATTTGATCCAGAAGTAAGTTCGTTAGGTGCAAATACTTTAGCACCAGGTGTTGATTTAGGAGTTTATCCGAGGCAACAATCGTACACTTTAGGGGTTAATCTTAAATTTTAA
- a CDS encoding RagB/SusD family nutrient uptake outer membrane protein, whose protein sequence is MKTIYKTILAFILILGYGCESLDEVPFAFIGVENIYKNEADIDKALLGAYQPIFQDGVNDLWLFLTLSGPSENVTVRLKAGAQGRMASVNFIDSDPQGGMWNNYYRGINRANTVIETIPTVGLETSLEEQKIAEARFIRAYYYFNLAHMFGGVPLHLTSTTSFDDESVKKPRVTLEEVYAVVEEDLIYAESRLRPSWDASNLRRATSGAAKAFLGKLYLTMAGKPLEKDGMYEKAATKLAEIYGDYSLVPNYSDVFSINNENNPEIIFARPNITNIAGSGTVLTFFAGAPNTPFSFNGGQYQFALSEAFYDSFDAADERRDGSMLFAYTNRNGVDVEYKRSGAATPGLQFGGPRRPNGIPFNKLRDPEASTSPFDHGNDIIFMRYADVLLMLAEANNEAGNSAGALPFLNEVRNRAGLVNNITETNQDLLRDIIKQERKWELAGEYTEYFDLQRWGDLEASMAINPDAIQFNVVYEPKLELFPIPLSQLQTNPNLVQNPGY, encoded by the coding sequence ATGAAAACAATATATAAAACAATTTTAGCTTTTATTCTAATTTTAGGATATGGATGTGAATCTTTAGATGAAGTGCCATTTGCCTTTATAGGGGTTGAGAATATTTACAAAAATGAAGCAGATATTGATAAAGCTTTGTTAGGTGCTTACCAGCCAATTTTTCAAGATGGGGTTAATGACTTATGGTTGTTTTTAACTCTTTCAGGACCTTCTGAAAATGTGACAGTTCGTTTAAAAGCAGGTGCTCAAGGGCGCATGGCTTCTGTAAATTTTATTGATAGCGATCCTCAAGGGGGTATGTGGAATAATTACTACAGAGGAATTAACAGAGCAAATACTGTTATTGAGACAATTCCGACAGTTGGTTTAGAAACCTCTTTAGAAGAACAAAAAATTGCAGAAGCTCGGTTTATTCGTGCATACTACTATTTTAATTTAGCCCATATGTTTGGTGGAGTTCCGCTTCATTTAACATCTACAACCTCATTTGATGATGAGTCGGTTAAAAAACCTAGAGTAACCTTAGAAGAAGTATATGCGGTAGTTGAAGAAGATTTAATCTATGCAGAAAGCCGTTTAAGACCATCTTGGGACGCAAGCAACTTACGTAGAGCTACTTCGGGTGCTGCTAAAGCATTTTTAGGAAAACTATACTTAACAATGGCAGGTAAACCTTTAGAAAAAGATGGTATGTATGAAAAGGCTGCAACTAAACTTGCCGAGATTTATGGCGACTATAGTTTAGTTCCTAATTATTCTGATGTTTTTAGTATAAATAATGAGAATAATCCTGAAATTATTTTTGCAAGACCTAATATTACTAATATTGCAGGTAGTGGTACTGTGTTAACTTTTTTTGCTGGAGCACCAAATACTCCATTTTCATTTAATGGAGGACAATATCAATTTGCATTAAGCGAGGCTTTTTATGATTCTTTTGATGCAGCTGATGAAAGGAGGGATGGTTCCATGTTGTTTGCTTATACTAATAGAAACGGAGTAGATGTCGAATACAAACGTTCAGGTGCAGCCACTCCGGGTTTGCAGTTTGGAGGGCCAAGAAGGCCTAACGGAATTCCTTTTAATAAGTTGAGAGACCCTGAAGCAAGTACTTCTCCATTTGATCATGGGAACGATATTATTTTTATGCGTTATGCCGATGTATTATTGATGTTAGCAGAAGCAAATAATGAAGCAGGAAATTCTGCTGGCGCTCTTCCTTTTTTAAATGAAGTAAGAAATCGCGCGGGTCTTGTCAATAATATAACAGAAACAAACCAAGATTTACTACGTGATATTATCAAACAAGAAAGAAAATGGGAACTAGCTGGTGAATATACTGAGTATTTTGATTTACAACGTTGGGGAGATTTAGAAGCCTCTATGGCCATAAATCCAGATGCCATTCAATTTAATGTGGTTTACGAACCAAAATTAGAATTGTTCCCAATACCCTTGAGTCAATTACAAACAAATCCTAATTTGGTACAAAATCCAGGATATTAA
- a CDS encoding sulfatase — protein MNLLRGKAFRVFIIVQLFIGAVVAQNIKQEKKKNIVFILADDLGWMDLSSYGSDFYETPNLDALAKEGMLFTNAYAASPLCSPTRASILTGQEPGRLRFTTPSGHVPQVVLDPKETYTSDPHDKTATPQTRTRLPNDYLTFAEVLKENGYSNAFMGKWHLGSEPYIPENQGFDVVVGGREHPGPPGPGHFFSPWNCETLPVVPEGTHISDVLTDEAISYMTTNKDNPFLLCLWYYDVHAPFQAKRELIEKYQNKLNPSHIQRSPTMAAMIETMDINVGRVVQTLKDLQLEDETIIIFTSDNGGNMYDGPDNTNPTNNYPLRAGKGNNYEGGVRVPLIIKVPGVTKEGSTSKVVTSTVDHYASLLELLSIPFPENLTTDGVSYVKALKGEDYERAPMYSTFAHNVIATGNRANISMRQGSWRLYKFYFDGPNQEHRYELYNLDDDIGETNNLADIMQDRVKKMQILLDAHAEEAAILLPNKNQNYDGNSADAWWGSTNTQLSVLDKILHIEASEDNPKVETVYTPNVSKGTYYLTFEMKSSGNGEGTLAWKTGKDKDYIPENKTEFEVKHDNQWHQYKIEIPLSDRLSTIQIQPSQSKGKIQIKNIELVNEDGYYIRDWPLY, from the coding sequence ATGAATTTGTTAAGAGGTAAAGCTTTTAGGGTTTTTATTATTGTACAGCTTTTTATTGGAGCAGTAGTCGCACAAAATATAAAACAAGAAAAGAAAAAAAATATTGTTTTCATTTTGGCCGATGATTTAGGGTGGATGGATTTGAGCAGTTACGGATCAGATTTTTACGAAACACCAAATCTGGATGCCTTAGCCAAAGAAGGTATGTTATTTACAAATGCTTATGCAGCGAGTCCGCTATGTTCGCCTACCAGAGCAAGCATTTTAACAGGTCAAGAACCTGGTCGTTTGCGATTTACAACACCATCTGGTCACGTACCTCAGGTAGTACTAGATCCAAAAGAAACATATACTTCAGACCCGCACGATAAAACAGCAACGCCTCAAACACGAACACGGCTACCAAATGATTATTTGACTTTTGCTGAAGTTCTTAAAGAAAATGGCTACTCCAACGCATTTATGGGAAAATGGCATTTAGGAAGTGAACCATATATTCCAGAAAACCAAGGTTTTGACGTCGTTGTTGGAGGTCGTGAACATCCTGGGCCTCCAGGTCCAGGACATTTTTTTTCACCTTGGAATTGTGAAACGCTACCTGTAGTTCCAGAAGGAACCCACATAAGTGATGTTTTAACTGATGAAGCTATATCATATATGACAACCAATAAGGACAATCCTTTTTTATTGTGTTTGTGGTATTATGATGTGCATGCGCCATTTCAAGCAAAGAGAGAATTGATAGAAAAATATCAAAACAAATTGAATCCAAGCCACATTCAGCGTAGTCCAACTATGGCAGCAATGATAGAAACTATGGATATTAATGTTGGAAGAGTGGTGCAGACACTTAAAGATCTTCAATTGGAAGATGAAACCATCATTATTTTCACTTCAGATAACGGTGGTAATATGTATGATGGCCCAGACAACACCAATCCTACCAACAATTATCCATTGCGCGCAGGTAAGGGTAATAATTATGAGGGTGGTGTTCGTGTACCTTTAATCATTAAAGTACCTGGAGTAACGAAGGAGGGAAGCACCTCTAAAGTAGTAACCTCTACTGTAGATCATTATGCAAGTTTACTAGAACTTTTAAGCATTCCTTTTCCTGAAAATCTTACAACGGATGGTGTAAGTTATGTAAAAGCGTTAAAGGGTGAAGATTATGAAAGAGCGCCAATGTATTCAACTTTTGCACATAATGTTATCGCAACTGGTAACCGCGCCAATATTTCTATGAGGCAAGGCTCTTGGCGATTGTATAAATTTTATTTTGATGGTCCTAATCAAGAACATCGTTATGAATTATACAATTTAGATGACGATATTGGAGAAACAAATAATCTAGCTGACATTATGCAAGATAGAGTTAAGAAAATGCAAATCTTACTCGACGCTCATGCGGAAGAAGCTGCAATTTTGCTGCCTAATAAAAATCAAAATTATGATGGCAATTCTGCCGATGCATGGTGGGGTTCAACAAATACTCAGCTGTCTGTTTTAGATAAAATACTTCATATTGAGGCTTCTGAAGATAATCCAAAGGTAGAAACAGTTTATACACCAAATGTTAGCAAAGGCACCTATTATCTTACGTTCGAGATGAAATCATCCGGAAATGGCGAGGGAACATTGGCTTGGAAAACTGGAAAGGACAAGGATTATATTCCAGAAAATAAAACTGAATTTGAGGTTAAACATGATAACCAATGGCATCAATACAAAATTGAAATCCCGCTATCAGATAGGTTAAGTACCATACAAATTCAACCATCACAAAGTAAAGGTAAAATTCAGATTAAAAATATTGAATTAGTCAATGAAGATGGTTATTATATCAGAGATTGGCCATTATATTAA
- a CDS encoding sulfatase-like hydrolase/transferase, giving the protein MKTNYLITSIVSLLIAICSCKETPKALKNTSQEVKKPNLLIVLSDQHSYDMLGSYGNDQIITPHLDQLATEGVRLTSAFSNQPVCTPFRGMIMSGMQPLKNGAFINDAPLLPNKSKLLGEILKEQGYQTAYIGKWHLLGGDRDRPVPKGELRYGFDTLLTNNCHVDFRPGKAFFWNENDEKEYFEDWEVYGQTQQALNYLDHIDTSKPFALIVSWHPPHDWGKFKGEDGKMHYRYDTMDELMALYNRDSIKLRPGLESTPDRKRMYHGYMAMVSGVDKAFGMLMDKLKEIGVDDNTLTVFSADHGDMLESHNALLPKQYPHDYSNHIPFIVKYPNKIKAGTTSDALFGALDIMPSLLGLMDIESNQTYDGLDMSKTLASKNGNTQDFVPLWLYKRGVANNNNWRGVATKDYTFAMGKGEDSIALTNVLYDRKNDPYQLNNLFNDPKYANVKKDLEKMTYGWMDKYNDKFYGVDDFMRIRPKETWMYNYAKSPYELFAEEKEKN; this is encoded by the coding sequence ATGAAAACCAACTATTTAATTACCTCAATAGTATCACTTTTAATAGCCATATGTTCTTGTAAAGAAACTCCCAAAGCACTAAAGAACACTTCCCAGGAAGTCAAAAAACCTAATCTTTTAATCGTTTTATCCGACCAACATTCTTATGATATGCTCGGTTCTTATGGAAATGATCAAATTATCACCCCCCATTTGGATCAGTTAGCTACAGAAGGTGTTCGACTTACAAGTGCCTTTTCAAACCAACCTGTTTGCACCCCATTTAGAGGTATGATCATGAGTGGTATGCAACCCTTGAAGAATGGAGCTTTTATTAATGATGCGCCCTTATTGCCAAACAAATCCAAACTATTGGGAGAAATTCTTAAAGAACAGGGTTATCAAACGGCTTACATTGGTAAATGGCATTTATTGGGTGGCGATCGTGATCGACCTGTGCCAAAAGGAGAATTGCGTTACGGATTTGATACGCTCTTGACCAATAACTGTCATGTCGATTTTAGACCGGGTAAAGCTTTTTTTTGGAATGAAAATGATGAAAAAGAATACTTTGAGGATTGGGAAGTTTACGGACAGACCCAACAAGCCTTAAACTATTTGGACCATATTGATACGTCGAAACCATTTGCTTTGATTGTGTCTTGGCATCCACCACACGATTGGGGGAAATTTAAAGGAGAAGACGGTAAAATGCATTATCGATATGATACCATGGATGAGCTAATGGCTTTATACAATAGAGATTCTATTAAACTACGTCCTGGTTTGGAATCAACACCGGATAGAAAAAGGATGTACCACGGTTATATGGCGATGGTGAGCGGCGTAGATAAAGCTTTTGGAATGCTCATGGATAAATTAAAAGAAATCGGTGTAGATGACAATACCCTAACAGTTTTTTCAGCAGACCATGGCGATATGTTAGAATCACACAACGCTTTATTGCCAAAACAGTATCCTCATGATTATTCAAATCATATCCCATTTATCGTAAAATATCCAAATAAAATAAAAGCAGGCACTACGTCTGATGCTCTATTTGGAGCTTTAGACATTATGCCATCATTATTGGGGCTTATGGATATTGAAAGTAATCAAACCTATGATGGGCTAGATATGTCGAAGACCTTAGCTTCAAAAAATGGAAATACGCAAGATTTTGTCCCTTTGTGGCTTTATAAAAGAGGGGTAGCCAATAACAACAATTGGCGAGGTGTTGCTACTAAAGATTATACATTCGCTATGGGTAAGGGTGAAGATTCCATAGCGTTGACCAATGTGCTTTATGATCGAAAAAATGATCCTTACCAACTCAATAATTTATTCAATGATCCGAAATATGCCAATGTAAAGAAAGATTTGGAAAAAATGACCTACGGATGGATGGATAAATATAACGATAAATTTTACGGTGTGGATGATTTTATGAGAATTAGACCCAAGGAAACCTGGATGTATAATTACGCTAAAAGTCCTTATGAGCTTTTTGCTGAAGAGAAAGAGAAGAATTAG